The genomic interval GAGTGGCGTTTTAGGCGCCGATATGTGTTTCTGTTCTTGACCAGaatctgtaataaaaaagtaacataTTTGGgacaatatacatatacatacagacgCTTGCCTTAATATAAAGCCAAGGACTTACATTCTGATATGACATTATGTGACCTCATCTGCTCAGTGAACGTCATGTTCAAAAACTGATGTTTTAGCCAGGTTGCTCGATCTTCTTCAAACATTTTCTTCTAGAAAAGAAAACCATCCAAGCTTATATATTTTAACactttacattttacaatatgtaaaaaaaaaatgaatccgAAACAATTCTTGAAAAGTTACCCAatataaaactacaaacaatAAACCACACACGGTACATGCAAAGCTTTATCGTTCCCTTACTAATGCATAGTGGAAGTAAAAGGACGTCTAAATCTGTAGAAAAAGCACATGTTTAGGTTTTAGGAGTTGAACCAGAAAGGTTATCTGACCAACACCTTCATGGATTCATATCAGTACCTAAGTCAAGTTCTAGAGACATGTCAATATCTAGTAATCCAAGCTAAGGATGCACCTGAGCTCATTCATACTGCACTAGCTGAAGGTCTGAATAGTAAATAGcatattttagtttttgttttaatttaaaatttaattgaattgaatttaattgtttTCCCTATAATTAAGTACCTTGTGCAATTGTCAGTGTAGTCTGTAAATACATAATGATGACTGAGGTCTAAATCTCAGTGTTAAAACTATTGATATTCCTCAAATGAACTAACCTCATGCCCCAATCTGATAGCTGCCTCTGTGAAACTCCTCCTTTCCATTTCAAAGTTCTTCCTCTGCTCCTCGAAAGTCCTCCATTCCTCTTTCAAGCGCTCCTTCTCTTCTAACATGTAGCAGTCGTTCAGGACGGCTGCAGTCTCTTCATCACACTGAGTATTTAGCTGTTGCTATTGATTACATAAGCACGCAGAAGTTAAAGATGAATTTAATTTCCCTatctattaaaggtggggtctacgttgtttgaaatcaccaaaacaaacacgcccctaacccaaatgggtcccacccctgtattgatagctccgccctcacatacatacgtaacccaggcaactaatggaaagaaatgtgtctttatcatagctgaaggaagaacaatacgattgcagataaacaaacaagcaaaaatgacacagaagcataatcatgcaaaggacggcatatattagttctgtgaaacaaagcaaaaccaacgttactcacctatcaagaaggaaaaaagcgaactcggcgtcttaagtaatgttggccgcatattcacagattggagtttcccgagtcaataactcctgagctaaacgctgttactagcaaaacgcggttgtagctgcctctctacaatactacgatagaaaagaggtgttatttgtgtagtgacagcgtttagctcaggagttattgactcgggaaactccaatctgtgaatatgcgccaacttcctgctccttcagttctctccagcgctggaaagctgatcctatattaacacgggtcctacttcttgccttatcgtaagcctttcatcgctttctttctttgtttttatcccccaTGTCAATGCTAAAACCGCTTTCTACTAATGTCACATGCGCACAAGCATTTATCAAACAACGgaaaccccacctttaaatgcaTCATATGATGGTGTAGCTTTTCACCTGCAGGAGCTGCTGCTGAGTTTGAATAAAGTCCATGCATTGCTGGATCTCCATTTTGagtttctctgtttcttcctGATGGACCTGTTTAGAAATCATCTCCTCACTGACCCCTTTTCCTAACTGCAAAACAAATGCTGCAAAACAAATGGTCCAGATATCAAAAtgtgaatattatttttattatacaaacaGGTTCCAAATTAAAGGGAAATACAACAGAGTGTCTGCAAAAGGTGTTGAGCAGCCATGAACATCAGATCTTATGGCTTTACCATCGATTCTACAAGTCTGTGGAACTCTTTTGCTGTGGTACTGAGTGCATCAGTCCAATATCTCCCATAGGTGTCTGATTTGGTTAAGATCTTTTAATTGTGAAGGACCAAAGTATAAGATTTATCATATCCATACTCTTGAGGATGGGGTCATTCTCCTTCACCACAATGAAGCACACAATAATCAGGTGATGACTTGAAACAGGTGGATTTAATGTTGCATGGCTTATCAGTGAGGAAGTcgactatatggccaaaggctTGAGGACATCTAtccatcacatccatatgtgcttgctgaacatcccattccacatttatttcccttttgTTGTTATAATGTGCTCCACTTTCtgagaaggttttccactagaagTTGGATTGTGACTGTGTGGATTTCTGTTAattcagctacaagatcattagtgagatcagactctgatgtaagtgtgaggaggtctggggttccagttcatcacaaaggtgttcagtggtgttgagtcagagtcagggctctgtgcaggacactcaagttcttctactccaacattaacaaaccatgtcttcatgaagctcTGGGTTTTgtacacagggacattgtcatgatggaacagggttTGTGTCTCTTAGTGTCtctccagtgaagggaaactgttaAGATTGTCCataaacctttggccatataataTATGTTTTAGGTGTCTCAAGTATACCTTTATTATCAAGGCTTTCCATATGATGTTTCAGTTTTCTCCACTGTTGCCGAATGCTGTTGGTAAGCTTCTCACGAGCGTGCTCACATGACATCTCTAAAGTCCCATTAAAAGAAGTCTCTTCTTCATCAGCTAATTGCTAGGAATCCATAGTTATGAGAGACAACATGCCaagaacaacaaataaaaatgattaagctAACACTGAATTTGACAGCCGATTGAATTTGGAGGATAATGCGTCTAATCGACTGACCTGATCTGTGAATTTCTCCTGTTTCTGAATGCGGTCCTTTGGACTTAACATGATCACCATTTCCTGTTTCATTTGCTGGAGCACTTTTTTCAACTCAAAATTTTCCAACATCAGCTCCCGCTGGCGTTTATCAAACTCGTTCAGAAGAGTCCTGCACACTTCACTTTCATGTCTGATTAGGAAAATGAATGACAAATGAACAGAAGAAAAGTAAAATCCATTTTGTCTGATATAAGGACAAGGATCATGTTTGTAAGCTGATGGTCAGGTTCAAGGTGCATTCGTTTAGGCCATCAGTTATACACTTATCTTGActatatttctttaaatgtcTGGTCAGGAATAATTTCTGAACTTATGTCGAGCTCTCAGAGGCACAATTCACATACCATGCTGACAGTTCTACCTGTTGGGGATGCGATCAAGTTCAAATACATTCAGCATAAAACTGAAAGCGCCTTGCCTCGAGCtaaaaatacaatattacaGTAACACAGCTTGTTTTTTAGTCCAGCCatttaaa from Tachysurus vachellii isolate PV-2020 chromosome 1, HZAU_Pvac_v1, whole genome shotgun sequence carries:
- the LOC132841622 gene encoding afadin- and alpha-actinin-binding protein-like isoform X1; the encoded protein is MWMNFGTLKPETITDSLFEDINLTMPPARPYSQAIRPPLPFRAYSRSSVFCTEENVSECMQYIDKELLSLGLPSIFYDSNSNQELDIILTLNTLYDLLQLNHFAVGNVDEHEATRLKDQLELSVKENGKLCQREQQLEKNIKALQRSLKNEKKEVQKLRNIVASRATQYNHSMKRKEREFNRLKEHLSQLLTDKKDMKQRMEVLNYFERSDDSLRKTGRADTRHESEVCRTLLNEFDKRQRELMLENFELKKVLQQMKQEMVIMLSPKDRIQKQEKFTDQQLADEEETSFNGTLEMSCEHAREKLTNSIRQQWRKLKHHMESLDNKAFVLQLGKGVSEEMISKQVHQEETEKLKMEIQQCMDFIQTQQQLLQQQLNTQCDEETAAVLNDCYMLEEKERLKEEWRTFEEQRKNFEMERRSFTEAAIRLGHEKKMFEEDRATWLKHQFLNMTFTEQMRSHNVISEYSGQEQKHISAPKTPL
- the LOC132841622 gene encoding afadin- and alpha-actinin-binding protein-like isoform X2; its protein translation is MWMNFGTLKPETITDSLFDINLTMPPARPYSQAIRPPLPFRAYSRSSVFCTEENVSECMQYIDKELLSLGLPSIFYDSNSNQELDIILTLNTLYDLLQLNHFAVGNVDEHEATRLKDQLELSVKENGKLCQREQQLEKNIKALQRSLKNEKKEVQKLRNIVASRATQYNHSMKRKEREFNRLKEHLSQLLTDKKDMKQRMEVLNYFERSDDSLRKTGRADTRHESEVCRTLLNEFDKRQRELMLENFELKKVLQQMKQEMVIMLSPKDRIQKQEKFTDQQLADEEETSFNGTLEMSCEHAREKLTNSIRQQWRKLKHHMESLDNKAFVLQLGKGVSEEMISKQVHQEETEKLKMEIQQCMDFIQTQQQLLQQQLNTQCDEETAAVLNDCYMLEEKERLKEEWRTFEEQRKNFEMERRSFTEAAIRLGHEKKMFEEDRATWLKHQFLNMTFTEQMRSHNVISEYSGQEQKHISAPKTPL